The following are encoded together in the Lathyrus oleraceus cultivar Zhongwan6 chromosome 3, CAAS_Psat_ZW6_1.0, whole genome shotgun sequence genome:
- the LOC127132675 gene encoding uncharacterized protein Os08g0359500 isoform X1, which translates to MSRHPEVKWAQRVDKLYITVQLADSKDAKVDLTPDGDFIFSASAGSGDNKYELKLELFDKVNVEESKISVGVRSIVSVVQKAEGGWWKRLLRGEGKAPHYVKVDWDKWADEDEDEGGDVDLGGMDFSKFGDGGMGGMGGMGGMGGMGGMGGMGGLGGMGGLGGMGGLEGLGGLGGMGGLGGMDFSKFGGMGGADDIDESDDEGQEVSKPGEEDAGKIGSEQDAGGKSGGEATTVGKEATPST; encoded by the exons ATGAG TCGTCATCCAGAGGTTAAGTGGGCTCAGAGAGTAGACAAGCTCTACATCACAGTTCAATTGGCTGATTCCAAAGATGCTAAGGTTGATCTTACCCCAGACGGTGATTTTATCTTTTCTGCCAGTGCTGGGTCTGGAGACAATAAGTATGAGCTGAAATTGGAGCTCTTCGATAAGGTTAATGTCGAG GAGAGTAAAATCAGCGTAGGAGTGCGAAGCATAGTCTCTGTAGTGCAGAAGGCTGAGGGTGGATGGTGGAAGAGGTTGCTGCGTGGAGAAGGCAAGGCTCCACATTATGTGAAAGTAGATTGGGATAAATGGGctgatgaagatgaagatgaag GTGGTGATGTGGACTTGGGAGGAATGGATTTCTCG AAATTCGGTGATGGTGGAATGGGAGGAATGGGAGGAATGGGTGGAATGGGTGGAATGGGAGGAATGGGAGGAATGGGAGGATTGGGAGGAATGGGAGGATTGGGAGGAATGGGGGGACTGGAAGGATTGGGAGGATTGGGAGGAATGGGAGGATTGGGAGGAATGGACTTCTCT AAATTTGGTGGAATGGGTGGTGCTGATGATATTGATGAGAGTGATGATGAAG GTCAAGAAGTGTCAAAGCCTGGTGAAGAGGATGCTGGAAAGATAGGTAGTGAGCAAGATGCTGGTGGCAAGAGCGGTGGTGAGGCAACTACAGTGGGTAAAGAAGCTACTCCAAGCACTTAG
- the LOC127132675 gene encoding uncharacterized protein Os08g0359500 isoform X2, which translates to MSRHPEVKWAQRVDKLYITVQLADSKDAKVDLTPDGDFIFSASAGSGDNKYELKLELFDKVNVEESKISVGVRSIVSVVQKAEGGWWKRLLRGEGKAPHYVKVDWDKWADEDEDEGGDVDLGGMDFSKFGDGGMGGMGGMGGMGGMGGMGGMGGLGGMGGLGGMGGLGGMDFSKFGGMGGADDIDESDDEGQEVSKPGEEDAGKIGSEQDAGGKSGGEATTVGKEATPST; encoded by the exons ATGAG TCGTCATCCAGAGGTTAAGTGGGCTCAGAGAGTAGACAAGCTCTACATCACAGTTCAATTGGCTGATTCCAAAGATGCTAAGGTTGATCTTACCCCAGACGGTGATTTTATCTTTTCTGCCAGTGCTGGGTCTGGAGACAATAAGTATGAGCTGAAATTGGAGCTCTTCGATAAGGTTAATGTCGAG GAGAGTAAAATCAGCGTAGGAGTGCGAAGCATAGTCTCTGTAGTGCAGAAGGCTGAGGGTGGATGGTGGAAGAGGTTGCTGCGTGGAGAAGGCAAGGCTCCACATTATGTGAAAGTAGATTGGGATAAATGGGctgatgaagatgaagatgaag GTGGTGATGTGGACTTGGGAGGAATGGATTTCTCG AAATTCGGTGATGGTGGAATGGGAGGAATGGGAGGAATGGGTGGAATGGGTGGAATGGGAGGAATGGGAGGAATGGGAGGATTGGGAGGAA TGGGAGGATTGGGAGGAATGGGAGGATTGGGAGGAATGGACTTCTCT AAATTTGGTGGAATGGGTGGTGCTGATGATATTGATGAGAGTGATGATGAAG GTCAAGAAGTGTCAAAGCCTGGTGAAGAGGATGCTGGAAAGATAGGTAGTGAGCAAGATGCTGGTGGCAAGAGCGGTGGTGAGGCAACTACAGTGGGTAAAGAAGCTACTCCAAGCACTTAG
- the LOC127132675 gene encoding uncharacterized protein OsI_027940 isoform X3: MSRHPEVKWAQRVDKLYITVQLADSKDAKVDLTPDGDFIFSASAGSGDNKYELKLELFDKVNVEESKISVGVRSIVSVVQKAEGGWWKRLLRGEGKAPHYVKVDWDKWADEDEDEGGDVDLGGMDFSKFGDGGMGGMGGMGGMGGMGGMGGMGGLGGMGGLGGMDFSKFGGMGGADDIDESDDEGQEVSKPGEEDAGKIGSEQDAGGKSGGEATTVGKEATPST, translated from the exons ATGAG TCGTCATCCAGAGGTTAAGTGGGCTCAGAGAGTAGACAAGCTCTACATCACAGTTCAATTGGCTGATTCCAAAGATGCTAAGGTTGATCTTACCCCAGACGGTGATTTTATCTTTTCTGCCAGTGCTGGGTCTGGAGACAATAAGTATGAGCTGAAATTGGAGCTCTTCGATAAGGTTAATGTCGAG GAGAGTAAAATCAGCGTAGGAGTGCGAAGCATAGTCTCTGTAGTGCAGAAGGCTGAGGGTGGATGGTGGAAGAGGTTGCTGCGTGGAGAAGGCAAGGCTCCACATTATGTGAAAGTAGATTGGGATAAATGGGctgatgaagatgaagatgaag GTGGTGATGTGGACTTGGGAGGAATGGATTTCTCG AAATTCGGTGATGGTGGAATGGGAGGAATGGGAGGAATGGGTGGAATGGGTGGAATGGGAGGAATGGGAGGAA TGGGAGGATTGGGAGGAATGGGAGGATTGGGAGGAATGGACTTCTCT AAATTTGGTGGAATGGGTGGTGCTGATGATATTGATGAGAGTGATGATGAAG GTCAAGAAGTGTCAAAGCCTGGTGAAGAGGATGCTGGAAAGATAGGTAGTGAGCAAGATGCTGGTGGCAAGAGCGGTGGTGAGGCAACTACAGTGGGTAAAGAAGCTACTCCAAGCACTTAG